A region of the Thermodesulfobacteriota bacterium genome:
GATATTTAATTGCCCAATATATGCCAGGTATAACCAAAAGGAACAAACCAATAAGCACTAGGATGCTGTAAAGAAAATAAGCTAGAAAGATCTTGTACATCTCTGGGAATGAAAAGGAGAGAATGTTTGGTGATTCGATCTTCTCATTATCGTATAGATACAGCCCTACTTTTATTGCAAGAATATATATAACAACCCCAATCAAGATAGATGCTATGTATGTAACAGCATATAAGAACTGTTGGCCTGAATTATTAAAAACTATCTGCAAGAGACCCGAGAAGGTTTGGATCACAAACCAAGTTGCACAAAAGACTATAAAAAATATTAAATTGTGTTTTGTCCTCTGCCAGCCAAACTTAATTGCTTGTGTTTTTGAAAAGATACTCTCAGACATATCAGCACCACATTAAATCGCAACATATAACTACTACAATTTATACTTAATAAATTAATAACATAGGATTATTAGTACCTACTAACAGGGAAGTTGTCTAGATTACTCAGGCCATCTTGCCGAAAAAAATATGCGCTGGTAAGGGAAAAACACTGGAACTTTTGGATATATATCTCTAAGGCGCTCACGGTAGCAATTCATAAAATCGCTATGCAGCTCTTTGGGTAATCTTTCAAAATATGGAAGAAGCGCTGTTCCCGAAAGCCACTCCACTATGGCATCGACATTATCTAGGACATGGGGATAGATTTTCTCAAACACATTTATATCCTGTGCACCTATGTCATATAAAATCTCTGAGTACTCTCTTATTGTTAGAACCGACCACTCCCTTTGCCATCCGCCTAGAGCACTAAAGTATGGTTCCTCATTAGCGATATCCGCAATTGTAGTCTGTGTAGGATGGTTATGGTTTGCCGGCATTTGAATAGCTATCTGGCCATTTGGGTTTAGCATCGAAACCAGCTTTGGGATTAGCTCTTGATGGTTGTCGACCCACTGCACAGCGGCATTAGAAAAGATTAGATCCCACTTGCCTGAAGCTTCTGCAATCGGACATAACTCATAGCTTAGACCTTGCTTGCTAAGTTGTGAGGCCTTCTCTAACATCTCACTTGAGCTATCAATCCCAAGCATCGTGCTTTCAGGCAGCATATCAGCTACCAATTTTGTTAGCTCACCTGTCCCGCACCCCAGATCCAATGAAGAGATAGATTCTCTAACCTCGATCAAATCCATTAAATCTTTAAAAGGGGCAAAGCGCTCTTTCTGATATTTATGATACAGCTCAGGATTCCAAGACATTTGTTACTCAGTATGAAAGCTTCTGATTCAAAATGCAAAGGATAAATTATATGTTATCATTGATGCCCATTCCAGAGCAGTAAAGGAATAATGATGCAAACAATTCTCTACATAGCCATCGGGGGCGCAATAGGGGCTATCTTAAGATACTCAATCTCAGGATATGCGTATAAAAATTTTGAAGGCAATCTCCCCTGGGGAACAATAGCTGTTAACCTGATTGGATGCTTCGCTATAGGGTTTTTGTGGAATGTCTTTGAAAACCTTGCTCATTCCCCAAACACAAGAGCATTTATATTCATTGGCATTCTCGGAGCTTTCACTACATTCTCAACTTTTGGTATTGAAAGCTTTCACCTTTTTAGGCAGGGAGAGATAAAATTTGGGATATTAAACATTCTGATCAGCAACATAGGCGGAATCGGGCTTGTGTTTGCCGGCTACTATGCCTCCAAATACATTTTGAGTACAGTGAAATAATATTATATAATAATTAATACTGTTTAGAGAGAATAGTTAAACAAGTTTCGATTATGTCTAATATGCGTTGTTTATAGCCTGGCTTGAAGGGGCTTAACAACTTATTTAAACTAATGTTAGTTATTGCAGTCAGGAAAAGAATATGAAGATTGCAGTTGGCAGTGATGAAAGAACACATGTAACAGATTATGTTGTCCAAGAGCTTAAAAAGCAGGGACATGAGCTTGAGCTCTATGGACCGCTCAATGATGAACAGATCCAATGGACTGATGTTGCTCATCAGGTGGCACAGAGCGTAAAAGACGGACAATCAGAGCAGGGAGTTCTTTTTTGCTGGACCGG
Encoded here:
- a CDS encoding methyltransferase domain-containing protein; this translates as MSWNPELYHKYQKERFAPFKDLMDLIEVRESISSLDLGCGTGELTKLVADMLPESTMLGIDSSSEMLEKASQLSKQGLSYELCPIAEASGKWDLIFSNAAVQWVDNHQELIPKLVSMLNPNGQIAIQMPANHNHPTQTTIADIANEEPYFSALGGWQREWSVLTIREYSEILYDIGAQDINVFEKIYPHVLDNVDAIVEWLSGTALLPYFERLPKELHSDFMNCYRERLRDIYPKVPVFFPYQRIFFSARWPE
- the crcB gene encoding fluoride efflux transporter CrcB, translated to MMQTILYIAIGGAIGAILRYSISGYAYKNFEGNLPWGTIAVNLIGCFAIGFLWNVFENLAHSPNTRAFIFIGILGAFTTFSTFGIESFHLFRQGEIKFGILNILISNIGGIGLVFAGYYASKYILSTVK